CAGTGCAGAGCCGCTGCGTTTGCAAAAACCGCGGTTGGCGAGTGCGGCGAATCCGACGACCTCTCCGCCGAGCGCTTCGATCGCTTTCGCCGCTTCCATGGCCGAACCGCCGGTCGTGATGATGTCTTCGCAGATGAGGACTTTTTCACCCGGAGTGATTTCAAACCCGCGGCGGATCTGCATCTCGCCGTTTACCCGCTCGGCGAAAATCGAACGTTTGTCCAGCGCCGTTGCGAGGGCGAATCCCGCGATCAGCCCGCCGAGCGCGGGGGCGCAGACGGTGTCGATCGCGATGCCGTCGTTACGGATGATTTCCGCGAGGGCATCGGCGAGGAGCTTGGCGGTTTTGGGATCTTCGAGCACTTTGGCCGATTGGAGATAATACTGCGAATGGTTGCCGGAACTGAGCTTGAAATGCCCTTCGAGCATCGCGTCGGCATCGAGATAGATCTGTTTGACGTTCATGGTCATACCGTCAACAGTTCCTGCTCTTTGTTTTTGAGCAGTTCGTCGATTTTCGCGGTGAATTTGTCGGTGATTTTCTGAACTTTTTCCTGGGCGACTTTCGATTCGTCCTGGGTGATCAGTTTGTCTTTTTCGAGCGCTTTGATTTTGTCGTTCGCTTTTTTGCGGTCGTTGCGGACGGCAACTTTGGCCTCTTCGGCCATCCCCTTGGCTTTTTTCGCCGATTCCTGGCGCTGTTCGACGGTCATCGGAGGGAAGAAAAGTTTGACGTCGGTTCCGTTGTTGTTCGGATTGACGCCGATGTCGGCTTTCTGGATCGCTTTTTCGATCACGCTGAGCATCGATTTGTCCCACGGAGAGATCGTGATGGTCGTTGCATCGGTGGCGAGGACGCTGGCCGCCTGTTCGAGCGGTACCATTGAACCGTAACTTTCGACGCGGATGTTGTCGAGGATCTTGGTCGTCACTTTTCCGGTACGCAGCGTACGGAAGTCGCTGAGCATGTGGTCGACCCCTTTTTGCATCTGTTCTTCACAAAATTGATACACTTCGTTCAGCATAAAATCTCCTTGGCTAATGGTTTGTTACTTGCTGACGTTCGCGTCGTTGGCGATGTTGATCGCCGGCGCCGCGACGTCGGTTTTTTCCACCGAAGCGTCGATAACCGACGCATTTTTCTGCTGTGCGTAGAAATAGCCCAGCGCGATGGTGTTGACGACGAAAACGAATCCTAGGAAAAACGTCACTTTCGCCAGAAAACTGCCGGGACCTTTGGCTCCGAAAACCGATTCGTTCGAGCCGCTGTATGCTCCCAGCCCAATGCTGGAGCTCTTTTGCAGAAGTACCGCGATCGTGATCATGACGACCAAAACGATCTGTACGATGAGCAGAATACCTGTCATAAATTGTCCTTGTGGTTAAGAAAAAGTTCGCGATTATAACACAGTGTCGATGAAGCTTCCATGAAACGGGTCTTGGATTAACCGTCTTTGAACTACAATAGCGTTTACAAATTCATCGGTGCAAAGGTTGTGAAATGGATCTCAAAAAAGAGACGGTATTCGGGGCCGTCATTGCCGCCGCGGTAGCGGGAGTCGTATTTTTCGCACCTTCGGGTGCTCCGAAAGCCGAATCTTCTTCAAGCCTTCCGAGCGTTTCGGTCAGCACGTTTTCGCTCTACGAATCGGCTCGGGCGGTTGCAGGGGAAGGGCTGGAAATTCGTACGATCATCCCGCTGGGAAGTGACGCGCACATGTTTTC
This genomic stretch from Campylobacterota bacterium harbors:
- the pyrE gene encoding orotate phosphoribosyltransferase; the encoded protein is MNVKQIYLDADAMLEGHFKLSSGNHSQYYLQSAKVLEDPKTAKLLADALAEIIRNDGIAIDTVCAPALGGLIAGFALATALDKRSIFAERVNGEMQIRRGFEITPGEKVLICEDIITTGGSAMEAAKAIEALGGEVVGFAALANRGFCKRSGSALERKSNCSLPENKPLFALADFDFEMYAPENCPLCADGSEAIKPGSRGN
- the frr gene encoding ribosome recycling factor gives rise to the protein MLNEVYQFCEEQMQKGVDHMLSDFRTLRTGKVTTKILDNIRVESYGSMVPLEQAASVLATDATTITISPWDKSMLSVIEKAIQKADIGVNPNNNGTDVKLFFPPMTVEQRQESAKKAKGMAEEAKVAVRNDRKKANDKIKALEKDKLITQDESKVAQEKVQKITDKFTAKIDELLKNKEQELLTV
- the secG gene encoding preprotein translocase subunit SecG, which translates into the protein MTGILLIVQIVLVVMITIAVLLQKSSSIGLGAYSGSNESVFGAKGPGSFLAKVTFFLGFVFVVNTIALGYFYAQQKNASVIDASVEKTDVAAPAINIANDANVSK